Proteins encoded in a region of the Streptomyces sp. NBC_00289 genome:
- a CDS encoding ParA family protein: MATRVAIGNNKGGAKKTTLAVRLAEALAKAGKRVGVVDFDPQGNASRRLGWKDNPDAPQLTAAEAIEYNEKQIVFEGQAAEVWQPIGWTTPYAERIRLIPARYTLEDRATEAGMRGAWRRLAKSLKGTDDDLDYVLIDCPPSLGHLTQMALGACHFALASTEPEYDSIEAAVRYRDFVAASADDLGNPDLSFLGLVVSAYDMRVGAHVGQLDGARQIFGDQVWGVVPRRSLITNADEYAQPLDEISDSSEVRGVFENLAQRFVKEVPAA; this comes from the coding sequence ATGGCGACACGCGTGGCGATCGGCAACAACAAGGGCGGGGCGAAGAAGACCACCCTGGCCGTCCGCCTGGCCGAAGCCCTCGCCAAGGCGGGCAAGCGGGTCGGCGTGGTCGACTTCGACCCGCAGGGCAACGCCTCGCGGCGGCTGGGGTGGAAGGACAACCCCGACGCTCCGCAGCTCACCGCAGCGGAGGCCATCGAATACAACGAGAAGCAGATCGTCTTCGAGGGCCAGGCCGCCGAGGTCTGGCAGCCGATCGGCTGGACGACGCCGTACGCGGAGCGGATCAGGCTGATCCCGGCGCGCTACACGCTGGAGGACCGGGCGACCGAGGCCGGGATGCGGGGCGCCTGGCGGCGGCTGGCGAAGTCGCTGAAGGGCACCGACGACGATCTGGACTACGTCCTTATCGACTGCCCTCCCTCGCTCGGGCACCTGACCCAGATGGCGCTGGGGGCCTGTCACTTCGCACTGGCCAGCACCGAGCCGGAGTACGACAGCATCGAAGCCGCGGTGCGCTACCGGGACTTCGTGGCGGCCTCTGCCGACGACCTGGGCAACCCGGACCTGAGCTTCCTGGGCCTCGTGGTGAGCGCGTACGACATGCGCGTCGGGGCGCACGTCGGGCAGCTCGACGGGGCCCGGCAGATCTTCGGGGACCAGGTGTGGGGCGTGGTCCCGCGCCGGTCGCTGATCACGAACGCAGACGAGTACGCGCAGCCCCTGGACGAGATCAGCGACAGCTCCGAGGTGCGGGGCGTGTTCGAGAACCTGGCCCAGCGGTTCGTGAAGGAGGTGCCGGCCGCGTGA